One part of the Mycolicibacterium aromaticivorans JS19b1 = JCM 16368 genome encodes these proteins:
- a CDS encoding acyl-CoA dehydrogenase family protein, giving the protein MTASVLDKTMELADQLREQAVQAEKIGQLTDVTVKAMKDAGHIRLLQPAKHGGLEVHPREFAETVMALASLDPAAGWINGVVGVHPYQLAYADPRVAEEIWADDVDTWVASPYAPQGIARPVDGGYIFNGRWQFSSGTDHCDWIFLGAIKSDADGKVQMPPQMLHMILPRKDYTIVEDSWDVVGLRGTGSKDVIVKDAFVPEYRVMDAFKVMDGTAQREAGMTDTLYLMPWSTMFPLGISSATIGICEGALAAHLDYQRERVSAAGTAIKDDPYVMYAIGEAAADINAARQEILANVDRIYDMVDSGKEVSFEDRAAGRRTQVRAVWRAVSAVDEIFARSGGNAMRMDKPLQRYWRDAHTGMAHAIHVPGTVYHASALSSFGVDPQGPLRAMI; this is encoded by the coding sequence ATGACCGCTTCGGTGCTCGACAAGACGATGGAGCTCGCCGACCAGCTGCGTGAGCAGGCCGTACAGGCCGAGAAGATCGGCCAACTCACCGACGTCACCGTCAAGGCGATGAAGGACGCGGGCCATATCCGGCTGCTTCAGCCGGCCAAGCACGGCGGCCTGGAAGTGCACCCGCGGGAGTTCGCCGAGACCGTGATGGCGTTGGCTTCGCTCGACCCGGCGGCCGGTTGGATCAACGGCGTCGTCGGCGTGCATCCCTACCAGCTGGCCTATGCCGACCCGCGGGTCGCCGAGGAGATCTGGGCCGACGACGTCGACACCTGGGTGGCCTCGCCCTACGCTCCGCAAGGCATCGCCCGGCCGGTCGACGGCGGCTACATCTTCAACGGCCGCTGGCAATTCAGCTCCGGAACCGACCACTGCGACTGGATCTTCCTGGGCGCCATCAAGAGCGACGCCGACGGCAAGGTGCAGATGCCGCCACAGATGCTGCACATGATCCTGCCGCGCAAGGACTACACCATCGTCGAGGACTCCTGGGATGTGGTGGGGCTGCGCGGCACCGGCTCCAAGGACGTCATCGTCAAGGACGCCTTCGTGCCCGAGTACCGGGTGATGGACGCGTTCAAGGTCATGGACGGCACTGCCCAGCGCGAAGCCGGGATGACCGACACCCTGTACCTGATGCCGTGGTCGACGATGTTCCCGCTGGGCATCTCCTCGGCCACGATCGGCATCTGCGAAGGCGCGCTCGCCGCTCACCTGGACTACCAGCGCGAGCGGGTCAGCGCCGCAGGCACCGCCATCAAGGACGACCCCTACGTGATGTACGCGATCGGTGAGGCCGCCGCCGATATCAACGCCGCACGCCAGGAGATCCTGGCCAACGTGGACCGGATCTACGACATGGTGGACTCCGGCAAGGAGGTCTCGTTCGAGGACCGTGCGGCCGGGCGGCGCACCCAGGTGCGTGCGGTGTGGCGTGCGGTCAGCGCCGTCGATGAGATCTTCGCCCGCTCCGGCGGCAACGCGATGCGGATGGACAAGCCGCTGCAGCGGTACTGGCGCGACGCCCACACCGGGATGGCCCACGCCATCCACGTGCCGGGCACCGTGTATCACGCGTCGGCCCTGAGCTCCTTCGGTGTCGATCCGCAGGGCCCGCTGCGGGCGATGATCTGA
- the bphC gene encoding biphenyl-2,3-diol 1,2-dioxygenase, with translation MSLLKSLGYVTIHTADIDRWRQFAFGVLGFAEGKGPDPSALYLRMDERAARIIVVPGDGDRIATVGWEVRDHAALEQVKEVLDRAGVAYTQLSQSEADDRRVEEVVAFDDPAGTHLEVFHGAVLDHSPVVTPFGARFVTDDQGLGHVVLPALDAPGLFDFYTQVLGFVSRGAYRVPLPKEFGPIRIRFLGINERHHSLAIAPAMHQRDPGLIHMMVEVDTLDAVGEALDRIAAQEFQLSSTLGRHTNDKMVSFYVRAPGDWDIEFGTGGVRIDENHYTAEEITADSYWGHKWVGDLPAAMRP, from the coding sequence GTGAGCCTGCTGAAGAGCCTCGGCTACGTCACGATCCATACGGCTGACATCGATCGGTGGCGCCAATTCGCCTTCGGCGTACTGGGATTCGCCGAAGGAAAGGGGCCCGATCCGTCCGCGCTTTACCTGCGCATGGACGAACGCGCGGCGCGGATCATCGTGGTGCCCGGCGACGGAGATCGGATCGCGACGGTGGGCTGGGAGGTCCGCGACCACGCTGCTCTGGAACAGGTGAAAGAAGTGCTCGACCGGGCCGGGGTCGCCTATACCCAGCTGTCGCAGTCCGAGGCCGACGACCGCCGAGTCGAGGAGGTCGTGGCGTTCGACGACCCGGCGGGAACCCACCTGGAGGTCTTCCACGGCGCCGTGCTGGATCACAGCCCAGTCGTGACCCCGTTCGGTGCGCGATTCGTCACCGACGACCAAGGATTGGGCCACGTCGTGCTGCCCGCACTCGACGCGCCCGGCCTGTTCGACTTCTACACCCAGGTACTGGGCTTCGTGTCCCGCGGTGCGTACCGGGTTCCGCTGCCCAAGGAATTCGGCCCGATCCGGATCCGCTTCCTCGGGATCAACGAACGTCACCACAGCCTGGCGATCGCCCCGGCGATGCACCAGCGCGATCCCGGCCTGATTCACATGATGGTGGAGGTCGACACCCTCGATGCGGTCGGCGAGGCGCTAGACCGCATCGCCGCGCAGGAGTTCCAGCTGTCGTCCACACTCGGTCGGCACACCAACGACAAGATGGTGTCGTTCTACGTCCGCGCCCCCGGCGACTGGGATATCGAGTTCGGCACCGGCGGTGTGCGGATCGACGAAAATCACTACACCGCTGAGGAAATCACGGCCGACAGCTATTGGGGTCACAAGTGGGTCGGCGACCTGCCCGCCGCCATGCGGCCCTGA
- a CDS encoding FAD-dependent oxidoreductase, translating to MTGVRPVPATSVTTWDHEADVVIAGYGVAGAAAAVEAAGAGADVLVLERAGAWGGAAALAGGFIYMGGGTGLQKACGFHDSAENMAAFLAAAMGPGADRARIADYCEGSVAHFEWLVACGVPFKPEFFGEPGWEPLGDQGLMYSGGEDAYPFNTVAEPAPRGHVPQMQNKKQGQASAGFMLMKPLVQKATDLGVRALYDVRVQSLVVESDGRVTGITTRQYGTEVTIRARRGVVLGTGSFAYNESMMDRFTPRIAGRPVSAVEQHDGQGIRMAQALGADLAHVDATEVAFLVDPQQLVRGVLVNSRGQRYVAEDTYPGRAGQLTLYHQEDTAYLILDGDAQDEAVASQTPKLILRKPKWVCETVAELEAEIGLPFGSLQDTVARYNAAAAHGEDPLLHKKARWLRPIGSPVGALDLRHATGGFPLGGLRTNLDAQVLHVSGEPIPGLYAAGRCTAGLAAWGYASGISLGDGSFYGRRAGRSAARG from the coding sequence ATGACCGGCGTCCGCCCGGTTCCGGCCACTTCGGTGACCACCTGGGACCACGAGGCCGACGTGGTGATTGCCGGCTACGGGGTCGCCGGTGCGGCCGCGGCAGTCGAGGCTGCCGGCGCAGGCGCCGATGTGCTGGTGCTCGAACGCGCGGGCGCCTGGGGTGGGGCTGCCGCGCTGGCCGGCGGGTTCATCTACATGGGCGGGGGTACCGGGCTCCAAAAGGCTTGTGGCTTTCATGATTCCGCCGAGAACATGGCGGCGTTCCTGGCTGCCGCGATGGGCCCCGGCGCCGACCGCGCGCGCATCGCCGATTATTGCGAGGGCAGTGTCGCCCACTTCGAGTGGCTGGTGGCCTGCGGGGTGCCGTTCAAGCCGGAGTTCTTCGGTGAGCCCGGCTGGGAACCGCTGGGCGACCAGGGGCTGATGTACAGCGGCGGCGAGGACGCCTATCCGTTCAACACCGTCGCCGAGCCCGCGCCGCGCGGACATGTCCCGCAGATGCAGAACAAGAAGCAGGGCCAGGCCAGCGCCGGCTTCATGTTGATGAAACCCTTGGTGCAGAAAGCGACCGACTTGGGGGTCCGGGCACTCTACGACGTCCGCGTGCAGTCCCTTGTGGTCGAATCCGACGGCCGCGTCACCGGGATCACCACACGCCAGTACGGGACCGAGGTCACCATCCGGGCCCGGCGGGGCGTGGTTCTGGGCACCGGCAGCTTCGCCTACAACGAGTCGATGATGGACCGCTTCACACCCCGGATTGCCGGTAGGCCGGTCTCCGCGGTGGAACAACATGACGGTCAAGGCATCCGGATGGCGCAGGCGCTCGGCGCTGACCTGGCACATGTCGACGCCACCGAAGTTGCGTTCCTGGTCGACCCGCAGCAGTTGGTGCGCGGCGTTCTGGTCAATTCGCGCGGGCAGCGCTACGTCGCCGAAGACACCTATCCCGGCCGCGCCGGGCAGCTCACGCTCTATCACCAGGAGGACACGGCGTATCTCATCCTCGACGGGGATGCCCAGGACGAGGCCGTGGCATCACAGACGCCGAAACTGATTCTGCGCAAGCCGAAGTGGGTGTGCGAAACCGTCGCCGAGCTCGAGGCCGAAATCGGGCTGCCGTTCGGCAGCCTGCAGGACACGGTGGCGCGCTACAACGCTGCCGCGGCCCACGGTGAGGACCCGCTGCTGCACAAGAAGGCGCGCTGGCTGCGTCCGATAGGCAGCCCGGTCGGCGCTCTCGATCTGCGACACGCCACCGGCGGGTTCCCATTGGGCGGCCTGCGTACCAACCTCGATGCACAGGTGCTGCATGTCAGTGGCGAGCCGATCCCCGGGCTCTACGCTGCCGGTCGCTGCACCGCCGGCCTGGCGGCATGGGGTTACGCCAGCGGCATCTCGTTGGGAGACGGCAGTTTCTACGGCCGCCGCGCCGGACGCTCAGCCGCCCGGGGCTAG
- a CDS encoding HNH endonuclease signature motif containing protein has translation MVSITAALDALDAAVEMLGAADIEELPAPQRFAAVERLERAVRRQRAVSHQQITHLERYAGCPPIPIVLADVLRISRTAAKRRLRDAEQLTPRTTLTGEPLAALLPETGKAWAAGELDGEHVRVIQKFFRDLPDHVGPVEVDDAERALAQHARTMRPDQLEKVADRLAVHLNPDGKYSEEDRARKRGFQWCGGQRPDGMSVGKLIADPLLRAQLDALFAKTAAPEPDDVRSHAQRQHDALADVVRSRLGDPKLGRHNGLPVTMIVTTTLQELQAGAGHAVTAGGTLIPITDLIRAAAPSYNYLAVFDGVTGKSLWLGRSKRLASADQRIMLLAKYRGCTAPGCTVNGYNSQVHHAAKDWKHGGKTDIDDMTLACKCDNLVVENEGWTTRQRPDGQTEWTPPLGVPLRGGTNDYHHPERLLPRDDEKDRGDGG, from the coding sequence ATGGTTTCGATCACGGCGGCGCTGGATGCGCTCGATGCCGCGGTCGAGATGCTGGGTGCCGCTGACATCGAGGAGCTGCCCGCACCCCAGCGGTTCGCGGCGGTAGAACGTCTGGAACGTGCGGTGCGCCGCCAGCGGGCGGTATCTCATCAGCAGATCACCCACCTGGAGCGCTACGCGGGCTGTCCGCCGATTCCGATCGTGTTGGCTGACGTGCTTCGGATCAGCCGGACGGCGGCCAAGCGCCGACTCCGTGACGCCGAACAGCTGACCCCGCGCACCACGCTGACCGGTGAGCCACTGGCGGCACTACTGCCGGAGACCGGCAAGGCCTGGGCAGCCGGCGAATTGGACGGCGAGCATGTGCGGGTCATTCAAAAGTTCTTCCGTGATCTGCCCGATCACGTCGGCCCGGTCGAGGTGGATGACGCCGAACGGGCCTTGGCGCAGCATGCCCGGACCATGCGGCCCGATCAACTGGAGAAGGTGGCCGATCGGTTGGCCGTACACCTCAACCCCGACGGCAAGTACTCCGAGGAGGACCGGGCGCGCAAGCGCGGCTTCCAATGGTGCGGGGGCCAGCGCCCGGACGGGATGAGCGTCGGGAAGCTGATCGCCGATCCACTGCTGCGGGCACAGCTGGACGCATTGTTCGCGAAGACCGCCGCGCCGGAGCCCGATGATGTGCGCAGTCATGCCCAGCGCCAACACGACGCATTGGCCGATGTGGTCCGCAGCCGTCTCGGCGATCCGAAACTGGGCCGGCACAACGGACTTCCGGTCACCATGATCGTGACGACCACCCTGCAGGAGCTGCAAGCAGGCGCGGGGCACGCCGTCACCGCCGGCGGGACACTGATCCCCATCACGGACCTTATAAGAGCGGCCGCGCCGTCGTACAACTATCTGGCGGTGTTCGACGGAGTCACGGGCAAGTCGCTCTGGTTGGGGCGCAGCAAGAGGTTGGCATCGGCCGATCAGCGAATCATGTTGTTGGCCAAATATCGCGGCTGTACCGCGCCCGGCTGCACGGTCAACGGTTACAACAGCCAGGTTCACCATGCGGCGAAGGACTGGAAACACGGCGGCAAGACCGATATCGACGACATGACCCTGGCATGTAAATGCGACAATCTCGTTGTCGAGAACGAGGGCTGGACCACCCGCCAACGTCCCGACGGCCAGACCGAATGGACCCCACCGCTCGGCGTCCCGCTACGCGGCGGCACCAACGACTATCACCACCCAGAACGCCTGCTGCCCAGAGATGACGAGAAAGACCGAGGGGACGGCGGCTGA
- a CDS encoding enoyl-CoA hydratase, translated as MTAVDSDVVTYEVVGGTALVTMNRPRYRNAQNSVMTYALDAAFQRAVSDDDVRVIVLAGNGDHFSAGHDIGTPDRDHHVSYENKAALWWDHVDKEGGDMRYAREIEVYLGMCRRWREIPKPTIAMVHGACIAGGLMLAWVCDLIVASEDAFFSDPVVRMGIPGVEYFAHPWILGSRFAKEMLFTGDKFGAQRAYEVGMVSRVVPKAELREATFEIAGRIATMPRFGLALAKRAVNQCEDQMGLRNGMDAVFGLHHFAHAHNVEVGQDSLGGLDAKTMSTPRKRL; from the coding sequence ATGACTGCAGTCGACAGCGACGTGGTGACCTATGAAGTCGTCGGCGGGACCGCGCTGGTCACGATGAACCGACCGCGGTACCGCAACGCGCAGAATTCGGTCATGACCTATGCCCTCGACGCGGCGTTTCAGCGTGCGGTCTCCGACGACGATGTGCGCGTCATCGTCTTGGCGGGCAACGGTGACCATTTCAGCGCAGGCCACGACATCGGAACACCGGACCGCGACCACCACGTGTCCTACGAGAACAAGGCCGCGCTCTGGTGGGATCACGTCGACAAAGAGGGCGGCGACATGCGCTATGCCCGTGAGATCGAGGTTTATCTGGGTATGTGCCGGCGGTGGCGCGAGATTCCGAAACCCACCATCGCGATGGTGCACGGCGCGTGCATTGCCGGCGGGCTCATGTTGGCCTGGGTCTGCGACCTGATCGTCGCTTCGGAGGATGCCTTCTTCAGTGATCCCGTGGTGCGAATGGGCATTCCAGGGGTCGAATACTTCGCGCACCCCTGGATTCTGGGGTCCCGGTTCGCCAAAGAGATGCTGTTCACCGGAGACAAGTTCGGTGCGCAACGCGCCTACGAAGTCGGGATGGTCAGTCGAGTCGTGCCGAAGGCCGAACTTCGGGAGGCGACCTTCGAGATCGCCGGGCGCATCGCGACGATGCCGAGATTCGGTCTCGCGCTGGCCAAGCGAGCGGTCAATCAGTGCGAAGACCAGATGGGACTGCGTAACGGCATGGACGCCGTGTTCGGGCTGCACCACTTCGCGCATGCGCACAACGTGGAGGTGGGTCAGGACTCGCTCGGCGGGCTGGATGCCAAGACGATGTCCACACCTCGTAAACGGCTGTAG
- a CDS encoding SDR family oxidoreductase, giving the protein MSKQQVYAVTGAASGMGKAAADLLRADGHHVIGVDLRDTEVIADLSTAEGRSRAARAVLALANGGLDGAVLAAGVGPRPGAENVPTIMSVNYLGVVELLEAWRSALAAADSAKVVVVGSNSATTMPMVPGRAVRALLRGDVDAAVRAVRMFRSAAPAMAYGASKIALMRWVRLTAVQQDWSGAGIRLNAIAPGAVDTPLLGEQLATQREARAVTSFPVPIGGFGKPHHLGEWMRFMVSDAADFLCGSVIFVDGGSDAYFRATHWPRRVPNAGIPRYLYRMFAFRRVRSRRS; this is encoded by the coding sequence GTGTCCAAGCAGCAAGTCTACGCCGTGACCGGTGCGGCGTCCGGAATGGGAAAGGCCGCAGCCGACCTCTTGAGAGCTGATGGCCACCATGTGATCGGCGTGGACCTCCGCGACACCGAGGTGATCGCCGATCTCTCGACCGCCGAGGGACGGTCACGTGCCGCCCGCGCGGTGCTCGCATTGGCGAACGGGGGGCTCGACGGTGCAGTCTTGGCCGCGGGAGTCGGCCCTCGGCCCGGAGCGGAGAACGTCCCGACCATCATGTCGGTCAACTATCTGGGTGTCGTCGAGCTGCTCGAGGCGTGGCGGTCCGCACTAGCCGCTGCCGACTCCGCGAAGGTCGTTGTCGTGGGCAGCAATTCGGCGACCACCATGCCGATGGTTCCCGGCCGTGCGGTGCGCGCGTTGTTACGCGGTGACGTCGACGCCGCGGTGCGCGCTGTACGGATGTTTCGATCGGCGGCGCCGGCGATGGCCTACGGCGCATCGAAGATCGCGCTGATGCGCTGGGTCCGCCTGACTGCGGTGCAGCAGGACTGGTCCGGCGCCGGGATACGGTTGAATGCCATCGCGCCGGGTGCTGTGGATACGCCGTTGCTCGGTGAACAGCTCGCTACCCAGCGCGAGGCCAGGGCCGTCACATCGTTCCCGGTGCCCATCGGAGGTTTCGGCAAGCCTCACCACCTCGGTGAGTGGATGCGGTTCATGGTTTCCGACGCCGCTGACTTCCTCTGCGGCAGCGTTATCTTCGTCGACGGGGGATCGGACGCGTACTTCCGCGCCACACACTGGCCGCGGCGGGTTCCGAACGCCGGGATACCGAGGTATCTGTACCGAATGTTTGCGTTCAGGCGGGTGCGATCCCGACGGTCGTAA
- a CDS encoding mycofactocin-coupled SDR family oxidoreductase, with the protein MTGRLAGKTAFITGAARGIGRAQAVRFADEGAAIVGVDICGPVDSVQVPPSTPEDLDETARLVEARGGRIVTDVVDVRDVNALRAAADRGADHFGGLDIVCATAGITSRAFAADMTESMWRTMLDVNLTGVWNTCTAAIPHLIHGGGGSVVLVSSIAGLRGLVGVAHYTAAKHGVVGLMRSLAIDVAPHGIRVNCVHPTNVDTPMIQNDVVRRAFRPDLIRPPTRDEFAESATRMNMLPVPWVEAVDVANASLFLASDEARYITSASLPVDAGATQR; encoded by the coding sequence ATGACCGGGCGGCTGGCGGGGAAGACCGCGTTCATCACCGGGGCGGCACGCGGCATCGGCCGTGCCCAGGCGGTCCGTTTCGCCGACGAGGGTGCGGCAATTGTGGGCGTTGACATCTGCGGGCCGGTCGACTCCGTGCAGGTGCCGCCGAGCACGCCGGAGGACCTCGACGAGACGGCGCGGTTGGTCGAGGCTCGTGGTGGTCGCATTGTGACCGACGTCGTCGACGTGCGCGACGTGAATGCGCTGCGCGCGGCAGCCGATCGAGGTGCCGACCATTTCGGCGGGCTCGATATCGTCTGTGCGACAGCCGGAATCACGTCCCGTGCATTCGCCGCCGACATGACGGAATCGATGTGGCGGACGATGCTGGACGTCAACCTCACCGGGGTGTGGAACACCTGTACTGCTGCCATACCCCATCTGATCCATGGTGGCGGCGGCTCCGTGGTGCTGGTCAGCTCGATCGCCGGGCTGCGCGGCTTGGTCGGCGTCGCGCACTACACGGCCGCCAAGCACGGTGTGGTCGGGTTGATGCGAAGCCTCGCAATCGATGTCGCGCCACATGGGATCCGGGTCAATTGTGTGCATCCGACCAACGTCGATACACCGATGATTCAGAACGACGTCGTACGACGTGCGTTTCGACCCGACTTGATCCGGCCGCCGACCAGGGATGAGTTCGCCGAGTCAGCCACCCGGATGAACATGCTGCCGGTGCCGTGGGTCGAAGCGGTGGACGTCGCCAACGCCAGTCTCTTCCTGGCATCCGACGAGGCGCGTTACATCACCTCGGCCAGCTTGCCGGTGGACGCCGGCGCGACTCAACGATGA
- a CDS encoding mycofactocin-coupled SDR family oxidoreductase — MSGLADKVVLVTGAGRGTGRVHCERFADEGADIIMVDHVDAADELRDTAHRVEQRGRRAVGGTADVADLAAVTAAVDDGVGKLGRLDVVVANAGIHSPGGPAWQITPQDWQRTIDVNLTGVWHTVRAGLPHIGPDGGSVVIISSTNGLRGTAGTAHYTASKHAVVGLARTLANELGPRSIRVNTVHPGAVATPMVRNAATYKRLRPDLDNPTEADAAEVLTARNLLPVPWVESVDVANAVVFLASNHARYITGAQLVVDAGLTQKTT, encoded by the coding sequence GTGTCAGGTCTGGCAGACAAGGTCGTGCTCGTCACCGGTGCGGGTCGCGGCACCGGTCGGGTGCACTGTGAGCGGTTCGCCGACGAAGGTGCCGACATCATCATGGTCGACCACGTCGATGCCGCGGACGAGCTCCGCGACACCGCACACCGGGTCGAACAGCGGGGCCGGCGTGCGGTGGGCGGAACAGCGGACGTCGCCGATCTCGCCGCAGTCACCGCCGCCGTCGACGACGGTGTCGGGAAACTCGGCCGCCTCGACGTCGTCGTCGCCAACGCCGGTATCCATTCTCCCGGCGGGCCCGCGTGGCAGATCACTCCGCAAGACTGGCAGCGCACCATCGACGTGAATCTGACCGGCGTGTGGCATACGGTCCGTGCCGGGCTGCCGCACATCGGTCCTGACGGTGGCTCAGTCGTGATCATCAGCTCCACCAACGGTTTACGAGGCACCGCCGGTACCGCGCACTACACCGCCAGTAAACATGCCGTCGTCGGACTGGCCCGCACACTCGCCAATGAGCTGGGTCCTCGCAGTATTCGGGTCAATACCGTGCACCCCGGCGCGGTCGCCACACCCATGGTGCGCAACGCGGCAACCTATAAGCGGCTGCGGCCCGATCTCGACAATCCCACCGAAGCCGACGCTGCCGAGGTTCTCACCGCGCGCAACCTGCTTCCGGTCCCGTGGGTTGAGTCCGTCGACGTGGCCAATGCCGTCGTGTTTCTCGCATCGAACCATGCCCGCTACATCACCGGAGCTCAACTGGTGGTTGACGCGGGCCTGACCCAGAAGACGACATGA
- a CDS encoding flavin-containing monooxygenase, with amino-acid sequence MSSEAKTSVDVVVVGAGFAGLYALHKFRSQGLSVRVFEGAPDVGGTWYFNRYPGARCDVESVDYCYSFSDELQQEWTWTEKYATQSEILAYINWVADKLDLRSDITFNTRVMGAVLDEQTLRWTVSTDTEEKVDARFVVMATGPLSAAMTPDFTGLDTFGGEVYHTAHWPHEGVDFTGKRVAVIGTGSSGVQSIPIIAEQAEQLYVFQRTPNYSVPAGNRPLTAEEVADTKANYGERRRMSWRSGGGSPHVAHPKLTMEATPEERRAAFEKRWELGGVLFSKTFTDQMVSLEANEEARKFYEEKIRSVIDDPELAELLIPNDHPIGTKRICTDSNYFQTFNRPNVTLVSVKKTPIESIDETGIATSDAHFEIDALVLATGFDAMTGTLAKIDIVGRGGRRLVDDWGNGPRTYLGLGTDGFPNLFLVSGPGAPAVLANMVLHAEAHVNWIADAIEYLDDCGYDAIEPSTEAVDNWIAECAQRAEATLFTRANSWYMGANVPGKPRQFMLFIGGFGTYLDICNEVAAAGYKGFDLLKAQ; translated from the coding sequence GTGAGCAGTGAAGCGAAGACCTCCGTAGATGTCGTTGTGGTCGGGGCCGGGTTCGCTGGCCTGTATGCCTTGCACAAGTTCCGCTCGCAGGGGCTGTCCGTCCGGGTGTTCGAGGGGGCACCTGACGTGGGTGGCACCTGGTACTTCAACCGTTACCCCGGCGCCCGGTGTGACGTCGAGAGTGTGGACTACTGCTACTCGTTTTCCGATGAGCTGCAGCAGGAATGGACGTGGACCGAGAAATATGCCACCCAGTCGGAGATCCTGGCCTATATCAATTGGGTCGCCGACAAGCTCGATCTGCGTTCCGATATCACCTTCAACACCCGTGTGATGGGCGCCGTGCTCGACGAACAGACGTTGCGCTGGACCGTGAGCACCGACACCGAGGAGAAGGTCGACGCGCGATTCGTCGTGATGGCGACCGGGCCACTGTCTGCCGCCATGACCCCCGACTTCACCGGTTTGGACACCTTCGGCGGCGAGGTGTACCACACGGCGCACTGGCCGCACGAAGGCGTCGACTTCACCGGCAAACGGGTTGCTGTCATCGGTACGGGATCCTCAGGCGTCCAATCCATACCGATCATCGCCGAACAAGCCGAGCAGCTGTATGTCTTCCAGCGCACGCCGAACTACAGCGTCCCGGCAGGCAACCGGCCGTTGACGGCCGAGGAGGTCGCCGATACCAAGGCCAACTACGGCGAGCGACGACGGATGTCATGGCGCAGCGGCGGCGGGTCACCGCACGTCGCGCATCCCAAGCTGACCATGGAGGCGACTCCCGAGGAACGGCGTGCCGCGTTTGAAAAGCGTTGGGAGCTCGGCGGTGTGCTGTTCTCGAAGACCTTCACCGACCAGATGGTTTCCCTGGAGGCCAATGAGGAAGCGCGCAAGTTCTACGAAGAGAAGATCCGGTCGGTGATCGACGATCCCGAGCTCGCGGAGCTTCTGATTCCGAACGACCATCCGATCGGCACGAAGCGAATCTGCACCGACTCCAACTACTTCCAGACCTTCAACCGGCCCAACGTCACTCTGGTCAGCGTGAAGAAGACTCCGATCGAGTCGATCGACGAGACCGGCATCGCCACCTCTGACGCCCACTTCGAGATCGACGCGTTGGTCTTGGCGACCGGATTCGACGCCATGACCGGCACACTCGCGAAGATCGACATTGTCGGCCGCGGTGGCCGGCGGTTGGTCGACGATTGGGGGAACGGACCGCGCACCTACCTCGGATTGGGCACCGACGGGTTCCCCAATCTGTTCCTGGTGTCCGGTCCGGGTGCTCCCGCGGTCTTGGCGAACATGGTCCTTCATGCCGAGGCCCACGTGAATTGGATCGCCGACGCCATCGAGTACCTCGATGATTGCGGCTACGACGCCATCGAGCCGAGCACCGAAGCTGTCGACAACTGGATTGCGGAGTGTGCGCAGCGCGCTGAGGCGACACTGTTCACCAGAGCCAACTCCTGGTACATGGGCGCGAACGTGCCGGGTAAGCCCCGCCAATTCATGCTGTTCATCGGTGGATTCGGGACCTACCTGGACATCTGCAATGAGGTGGCCGCCGCTGGATACAAGGGCTTCGACCTGCTCAAGGCGCAGTGA